In the Paramisgurnus dabryanus chromosome 18, PD_genome_1.1, whole genome shotgun sequence genome, CCCCACTGCCCAGAGGGCCGCACAAAATCCAACATCTCATTCTCTAATAAAATGGTTTAATCGGACCTGACAGAGTTTTTAAATTAATCAGTTCAATCAGTGGCAAACATCAGAGGGAGCCAATGAAAATCTAGGTCCCACCTTCAGCTTGTGAACAGAACCAATCAGAGTGAGGCGTccgcttaaaggaatagtctactcattttcaatattaaaatatgttattaccttaactaagaactgttgaatcatccctctatcatctgtgtgtgtgcacgtaagcgctggagcgcgctgcgacgctacgatagcatttagcttagccccattcattcaatgctgccatttagagataaagttagaagtgaccaaacacatcaacgtttttcctatttaagacgagtagttatacgagcaagtttggtggtacaaaataaaacgtagcgcttttctaagcggatttaaaagagtaactatattttatggcgtaatagcacttttgtgagtacttcgactcgcctgaaaagtctgctccccttctcactctcataatgggagagggagggtgttactgcgccaagtcgaagtactcccaaaagtgctattacgccataaaatatagttactcttttaaatccgcttagaaaagcgctatgttttattttgtaccaccaaacttgctcgtataactactcgtcttaaataggaaaaacgttgatgtgtttggtcacttctaactttatctctaaatggcagcattgaatgaatggggctaagctaaatgctattgtAGCGTcacagcgcgctccagcgcttacgtgcacacacacagatgatagagggatgattcaacagttcttagttaaggtaataacatattttaatattgaaaatgagtagactattcctttaagtttgtgAGACTgaatggccctgtcccaaatggcacactctggACTTCCTTAGAGTCCACACTttaatgacatcatgtagtgcagaccttagggacccttgacacGAGTCCACGAGGGTGCActggagtcgtattttgggataGACTCGAGCACCACGCCgtaaataggaagagaagttgcccttCAGTGTGAATTCCTCTCTTCCGTCGTTTGATTGGTCTGATTGTTCTCTTgtcaaggacttctgggttggtaaagtgcgtggAGCCTTCAGGAGCCTGTGGAGGTCTTGGGCGAAGCTCGCATCAAGaatgcaaagggggcgctgatgagcataCTTCGGAGCGTAAAAATTACAGATAGGACTCCCTACGGACTCGTACACTAAGTGAGCACgcacaatttaaggccacgagaccggtGGAGCGGAGGCTCAtgataaaaatttatatttttaaagatacaAATATTTGCACTTAATGATGCACAAAATGCTTTCACTATGCTTGCCGAGTACAACGTATAAACTAATGCAGTCAAAATGCCGAGGgcccacatttttttttttttttagggggCCCAGAATTCCCTAGATACGGCCCTGCATGCACTTGATATTTGTATATCACACAAAACACAACGTGATTCAGCAAATTTACTCttatcactgcaaaaaattacttttttacttagtattattattatttttttttttttggtaaaaatatctgaaaattcttaagttacgatgtattttcttgatgaacaaaatgacctaagaaaatgaGTCTCATTTTTTGAcacaaaatatacaatttaagtgaatgtgtgctttaaacaaacaaaaaaatctgccaatggggtgagctCTTTTTTCACCAAATTGCATTTTTCTGTGGTTTTCATTAAAATCTTAAATAGTAAATACTACATGTTATTAACAGAATGGGGGCCCGTATATTATAACTTCTGGATTTTTTTGGCAGTGGGGCCCCCTATAATTGTCACCACCTTTCACCCCATCAGCAACGGCCCTAAGTGCATGTTTACAGGCATGTATATCAGGCATAATCTTATTTATATTCATGAATAAATAATCAAATGATGTATTATATTAACATTACAATCATTGATATATTCTCTAggtcagtggttcccaacctttttcacttcaaggcccCCTAGGTGCtaacaacaatatttaaagcCCCCCTCCCATTCACTCAATTATTTCCAGATAAAATTAACTAGAGCTTGGAATGACTGGACAGATGTATATTCATTgctaaaatggccaaaaaataagaaacctcttgatttagcttgttttaccttattttaatgtttgttttgtctaattttaaataattgtaagtCAACTTGAGGCCCCCTTGGAAATCTGCTGAGGCTCTTGTGGGCCCCGACCccctggttgggaaacactgctctaTGTAATTGTATTGTTATAAGGTGTGGTGAGAGTCTCACCTGCAGTAGTTTGTTCCACACTCGTAATGATCTCTGCATCCAGAACCTACAGGCTTCAGGGTGTTCCATCGCCATAGCAACGAGCGCTTGGCACGATGGACGAGTCCTGTGGCCCAGTTACTGTCTACAGGTGCTGACTCGacctgagagagagaggcaggTATAACACAGTAATCATCAGCATCAACACAGTAACTAAAACCATTATACAGAAGAAAACTAAATGTCTTTAATATCAAAGCCAGaatgaaatgaaataataaataataccaATAATTCACTTTACAAACACATTGTAGTCAACACACAACATGTTTATTTCTGTTGcaggaggttatttaatataatattaatcTAATATTAATGATTATGCAACTGCAATTTTTTGAATACGCAGTTTATTCCATTCAATTCCCATgaaagtttccagccttgaaaattctcagaattttgcaaccctaatAAAGTTACATGAAAACATGCGCTTTAGTATTCACATTAAACAAAGTTTCTTTTCTACTTTAGATGTGACTTTATCAAACAGACCCTCACAATCCATCAGCTGTGAATCTCTGAGAACAGAGAGATGTTTTATATGATGAATCCTGTTTAAATCTCTCTCTTTACAAGCGACTCTTGAGTCCTTCGGCCTGATGAACGTCAGTAAGATTTATACACCTATCATCATAATATCTGTCCTTGTATTGAGAAGGACATCAGGTCACGCTGAACATCTGTACTTCATGAACTAATGTAGACCTATGATGAGCTAAATTTAGAAATCtctcaaacacattttgtttaatCAGTAACCAGAGCCACATACAGTCAGTGAATCAGCATTTTAAATACTCATGTTTGCATTAATGCACATGTTACAATGAAAGTATATtgagattaaaaataaatatatttcataGAGCTGATTGAGGTTTGAGACATCTACCTATAGAATTGTTTGATACTAAACACAATTCCACTATCAATAATGTGTGCTGATATTACTTAACAGATAATTActgaaattaaaaatatatataaaaatcatCAAGCAAATCAATTATCTCTATTAACAATTATTAGATTGTTTAATGAAGGTAGATTTTATTCCCAACACTTTATTGAAAggcatgtttttatttaaaacctaCAAACAACCTGTAAACATAAAGCTATAAATCAAATATAACTGTATGTTgtattattaatgtttattgATTTATCTGAGCGTTATTAAAGTCATGTACCTGTAAGTAAAAGAGAAGAGACAGCAGCAGGGTGAGGATGAAGAGTTTGTGGGTTTGCATGTTGAGGGATGGACTGAATGTCTCACAGTGAACGAGTGATTGAGATGACAGACTTTATATGAGCTCAGATTATCAGCTGATAATCACGATTCAAAGTTCAGTCTCTCATAACCCACACATACTCACACTTTAACCGCGAAAAATAAGACGAGTCCACGTCATTTAATCAGACGGACCATGAATCAAAAATCACATCAGAGCTGAACGTGCACAAGACAAACAGAGGACACACGTTTAAATATCagctttaatgtttttatttcacaCCTGATCAAAGTTCATACGCATCAGAGATCTCTTTCCTCTGAAGGtgttaaataaatgaaaactaaTATAGATTATTCACCAAGTTCATCATCAACAGACAAGAAacgttaaataaacattaaattgaATCCTTTATTGTAAAGACATTTTCCTCAGACAGGTTAGTAGTGATGTCGCTTCACCTGTCCAGCAGAGGGCAGTACTACTGCAGCGGTGCAGAGACAATGTTTATACagtgttttaattattttctatctctcttgtttttattcttaGTTTTGACTGTTTTATACttttcctgttttattctttttcacacatttaaacagtttttattaaaatcacatttattttcttttaattgatattttaaattcatgtatctttgatttttgttttctcatttctatgtaaagcactttgaatgacctttgtgtatgaaatgtgctatacaaataaacttgccttgccttgccttgcctataCACAAGAAAGGATGtcttcattttttacacattgttttgtgttatcctatttaacacattacgTGTCATTTcatgttcaaataaataaaagggacaacacaggAGGTGTTAAAACAACTCAAAGTATATTGTTcccaaaataacacagagatgtgttaagtTAAGGACACATTAGAcattaactagacacaagatgtgttattttaacacattcgttttatgAGTGTAGCtgttcataaaaataaaaaataggacATCAAATCTTATAGCTGCAGTTCAGTCATATAGAAAAGCATCATTTAATATTTCCAgaagtatttttctttaaagggcccatatcatgcaaaatctacttttacaaggtgtttgtacataaatgtgtgttagcAGTCATCCACCCTCTCATTTTTTATTAATCCCCACTAAACCAAAGCAggctcattagacatgctgttttgattctcttcttaatgtgatgtcacactgataaagctccGCCCACCCCAACTGACTGCACAGGTTCATTTTAGCCCCCAGTTTttcttaatgtgtttgttagcacagtTTTTCCCTATTGTGGCTAAATATattattgcctcagactgtatTCAGATTTATTTTATCGGAAAACACTCACTGACTCTGTTGGTAaggaagtgaggagctgtagctcatttgcatttaaaggtatagACTCAAAAACAGTGTGACCCAGTCAGGGTCATTTTGGACATATGCTttaacaaatgatctgtggggtatttagagctgaaacttcacagagaCGTTCTagacacacctgagacttacaCCTTGTAAAAACGGGTATAATGTTTGCCCcttaaacaatttcagaagAAGAATCAAAACATTAATGAATAGCAGTGATCAGCTCAAAGATATGAAACACATATGTCTACAAGGTTCTTATTCTGTTATATATCATATCGCTCAgtgttttatattgtttatgaACACACCCTTCACAGAGAACTGAATGTTATTCTGGGCTTTCTAAAGGTGGAGAGTAACCATGGTAACACAGCGTCTCCTAGTGTTGTGGAATGTTTTGCTTGTGGTCACCTGTGAAGAGGAAGTTCTCAGTGTTTCTTCAGATGATCTAAAGAGAATTGAGTTGAGGTCTTGATAACGTCTAGTGTatgttaatgtgtttatgtgtgtgtgtgtgttaatgtgtgtgtgtgttaatgtgTTAATGTGCCTGTAGAGTAAAGCGAACATGACATCTGAGTGTGTCCTCCTGACAGTCAGTTTATGAAGAGATTCAGTTTCATCACATGATCTCTACAGGATATCACACAGATAGACGCTTTTCTCTGAACCTCAAACTTTATTTTCATACAACTCTGTAATATCTCTGCATGTCTTTGTTTCTGTTTTGGTTTTGTCAGCCTCAGATGTGAAGTTCTCAGATGAAACTGATTATGGTGGGATCTCTTTGAAGGTTTTATTGAAGGTAAGATGTTTCTGAAGATTTGAACTGCTGGGCTTTTGCTAACATATGTaaagtttaaagttaaattacaagacatattactttaaaatattatgATAATTGTTATTATAGAGactattaattaattaaataattgcgtgtgtgttgtgttttcaGAGTCTGTATATGTGTGTTCACTACAGCTCTctctctacactgtaaaaagtcattCTGCAGGCTTGTAGATTTTATGAAACTGAAtatgtaaactttatttaataaaattaatttcatgtagtttgttattttttttgtgttaaaattctttaaaaatgactggaataaaaacaacttattgtttttgtgaaggatttaGCTATTCTTATTGTGTATCTGCGCATGTAGCGAATACTGAATAAATCCAACGTAATATTAATGAGctgttttaaatcaaaaacCATTCCGGGTTGTATTGCAGGTCGTGAGCGCTGAGCAGACGGATTTAGGAAATATTTCTGTTATGTGCCAAAATTCAAAGTTTTGAAAGCATTTCAGTCgagaatgtatgttttttaaacaagaatctGCAGTAGGTTCATAAAGATATCGCCTATTTAAACATTTCCTTCGAGTTTTGTGGCGATGGGAGCTCCAGATAATCAGCGGGCACTCCGCGCGTAAATATACCGGACAACGTCGCCTCACCTCGGCCAGTGTCGCTGAAAATCTCCGCTGGCTGTGACGTCAATGTAGTGTTTAAACTGTGGATAAAATTCATTTCGGGTAAATTTAACGGGCAATATTTAGTCTTATAAGTCTATAAGCAGGGTTTCTTTGTATAATTTGTTTgtaatttgtaaatattaatTACAATAAGGATTAATATGAACTGGGTTTGGACGTAACTTCAGCTTTAGGACCCaggaggtcgcatatctaggaTGCATTCGTCGATTCGCATGCTGCGATTGGTGGTCCAGATGCAACTCATTTTGAGTGACAGAAAAACTGACCAATCATACTGTTCCTCTGAATGGGTGGGTTCTCTTATCACTAACTCTCATAGATATGTATCATGTATGTATCTATTATGACAAATTCTGCTCGCTCTCTCGCTTGGTtcgtgttataaaaataaatgtgactttaCTGCGGTCTTTTTCggtttatttagttttgtgtTAACTATATTCGAATAAATTGGTAATGTAAAACTATTCTTCGCTGTAAATTAATTGTGTGCTCAATTGCGACGCCCTGTGTTGAATTTTCCCGCGAGTACAGTATCATTACTGAGGGGAAATATaacattattcatttaattccaCAAAAGGTGAGTAAGATATTAAATGTATAAGttgtctttttaaaatgtttaagctttctacataatgtaaattgAACATTCACTATTAATTTCGCGACCTATTATCTAAATTGTGTGTTCATGAAGGCCTGTAACATACTGCAGCTTCCTGCAGACAACGTGAAACATTGCTGAGGGAGAACTTTATTCACAACAAAAGGTGaggaatattattaaataaataaattgtacatattatattgtgtatatagtgtatgtgtgtgtatatacacatgtgagTAACTTggttaacaaataaatatgtgACTGTCGTgtgacagaaaaaaatgtagGGAAAAGATTTGTCCTAATTATAAATATAGATTATATatcttttcaaacattttttgaTATTATTTGTGATTccaatgagaattttttttatcagttttcaatattattGCACATTTCAAACATACCTAATAAGCCACAAACTCAGATGAACTCCATTGCACATATCTTccagttttctttaaaacattttaatatacaagtttAATGTGTGGATTATTTCAATATTCaagctgtatacatttataaaggttttaaGACATATTTGCTGTTTAATGTTGCAGGATAAAGATGAAGAGGCGGGACTTGAGCAGCTTGTGATGGCTGTAATTGTAAAGAATGGATCTTCTAGGAGTGGAAGCCCAAAGGATGCTGGAATTGTTATTGAGGCCTTAAAGGTGTTCACAGGGCATGCTTTATCCTTGGATCTATGCATTGAATCTCCAGTATCCCAGGCATCTTTTCAGGTGTTTCAGAAACTTTTCTTGGAGCTGGATTCTTCAAAGTTTATGAACtgattacagtacagtaagtCTAAACTGCTGTCTGATTTTCTGGGTGTGAATCAATGTAACAGAACACAAACATGGAACCTTTCGTCGGGAAATGTGGACGGTTTTCTTTAAAGACTGTAAAATACTTTTTGAAGTTTACACTGTTACAAATACATCATTAAAATGAGATGCTTTCCTGTTCTTTtgactgcaataaaataagaattGATTCATCTTTGTCTGTCATTCTGAAATCAGATATAATACTCATtactaataaaaatattaatggatgatgttaaattaaaatagtaTAATTGAATAGAATTTATTGTATAGTGCTAGGTCTTTGTCCTGTATAcccaatattttgtttaaatttaaattaatttctaaTTGCAAATTGCAGATTACCTTTTTGAATGGGTTACTATTAAAGAGTTTATGGAGTGATTCTaacacaatttttatttattgaatttaATTAATGATATTGCTTGTAATCTGTTGCCACACTTTTATTGGGTAGATATcacataatattttttattgtatagtgcTAGATCTTTGTCTAGTATAcccaatatttttgtttaaattttaataaaaaatttaattgcaaattgcagtttggctttttgaatatgtaaatattaaggAGTTTATAGATTAAATCTAAATCaattttgatttgtttaatgtaattaatgatattgcttgtaatctgttgccacaattttattgagtagatggggcatattattttttacagtgtatatatatacatgtttgTCTATACATACTGTCTTAGTTTTCCCATTATTGTGTTTTTCAATAGCGGGAAACACTTCCTAAAATTAACCTCTAAAAACCCCTGCTGGACCCTCAAGACTCTTAGAAAAATatacattgtgtgtgtgtgtgtgtgtgtgtgtgtgtgtgtgtgtgtgtgtgtgtgtgtgtgtgtctatctc is a window encoding:
- the LOC135721414 gene encoding liver-expressed antimicrobial peptide 2, whose translation is MQTHKLFILTLLLSLLFYLQVESAPVDSNWATGLVHRAKRSLLWRWNTLKPVGSGCRDHYECGTNYCRKHMCSFKNQHVYD